The Leisingera daeponensis DSM 23529 genome includes the window CGGATGCAGCAGCTGTTCCGGGGGGCGTGAAGCGGTCAAAATGCGTACCCGTTTGCAACCTTCTCAGAGACGTCGCTTTAGAGTTAAGGTGCCTTGGGCGCTGAACAAGGGCAGGGCTCCGGCACGCCAGGCGGTTGCCGTACCTGGCGTGCGGACGGACAGCCGCCTATTTTGCCATCAGCCCCGGCAGCCATGTGCCCACGGCCGGCTGCCAGACAACCAACGCCAGCACCGCCAGCTTGATCACCAGGAAAGGCGTGACCGCAGCATAGATGTGCTTCATCCCGATGCCCTCAGGCGCCACGCCCCGCATCACGAACAGCAGCAGCCCGAAGGGCGGGGTCAGCAGGCCGATCTCCATGGTCAGCAGGTAGACCACGCCCAGCACCAGCTCGTTGATTCCCATCTGTGCTGCCAGCGGCACAAACACCGGCACGGTCACCATCAGCATCGACACCTGATCGACGAAACAGCCGAGCAGCAGCAGGATCACGATCATGCCGACCAGCACCATGGTGGGGGTCGGGTCCACCGCGTTGATCGCCTTGATCAGCCCGTTGGTGGCGCCGCTGAAGGACAGCACCTGGGCAAAGGTCTGGCTGGCGGCCATGATGAACAGGATCATCACCGACAGTTTCACGGTTTCCATCAGCGCCCTGCCGACTTTTTCAAACGACAGCGACCGGTACGCCGCACCGGTGGCAAGCGCGGCCAGACAGCCAAGCGCGGCGGACTCTGTTGGGGTCGCGAACCCCAGCAGCAGGCTGCCGATCACCACGGCGAACAGCACCGACAGCGGAGCCACATATATCAGGAAGGGCCGCCAGCGCTCTCCCAGACTCATCTGGGGCAGATCGTCCGGCGGCGCCACTGTTGGATCCAGCAGGCTGCGGGTCACAATATAGACGACGAAGGCGGCGGCCAGCAGCAGGGCGGGCATGACGCCCGCCACCAGCAGCCCGGCGATGGAAATCCCTGCCAGGCTGCCGACCAGCACCGCCAGCGCCGACGGCGGGATCAGCATGGCAATGGCGCCCGAGGCCATGATCGGCCCCATCGCCATGGTCGGGTGATAGCCCCGCTGCAGCATCCCCGGCATCAGGGTCGATCCTAGCATGGCAGTATTGGCGATGGTCGAGCCCGACAGCGCGGCAAAGATGGTGCCGCCGAACACTGTGACCACCGACAGCCGCCCGGGCACCCGGGTGACCACCCGCTCGATCGCGTCGATGGCTCGGTGGGCGATACCGGTCTGGAACAGGATCTCTCCCATCAGGATGAACAGCGGGATCGGCGCCATCTGGAAATTGGCTATTGACTGGGTGGCATTGCGGGCCAGCTGCAGCAGGCCGCGGTCGCCGCCCAGAACTTCGTAAGCGCCGATCATGGTGACGGTGATAAAGGCGAAGGCCACCGGCAGACCGGTCAGCAGCAGCGCGGCCAGGCCGCCCAGCATCAGCGACAGGGTAAGGATCCAGTCCATTGGCAGTCCTTTCAGAGGCCGGAGAGCGGCGTGTCTCCCGCTTCAGGGCGGAAAATCTTGCGCAGGAATTCGAGGGTGCACAGCGCCATCGACAGCGGCAGAACTGTCAGCGTCCACCATTCCGGAAAGGTGAAGGCGGTGCGCACCATGGAGCCGCGGGCATAGGATTGCATCAGCGCCTGCAGCCCGGCCCATCCAAGGACAGCACAGGTTGCCGCGCCCAGCAGGCAGGCCGCCAGAACGACCCTGCGGCGGGCGCGCGGCGGCAGCCCATGGGTGATCAGGTCAACCTGCACATGGGCGTTGAGGCGCAGCACCCAGGGCGCCCCGAGGAATGCCGCCGCCATCAGCCCGTATTCGATGGCATCGAGCGCGCCGTAGATCACCGGCAGCCCGAGGTTGCGCAACAGCACATTGAGCGGAATCACCAGGGTGATCGCGGCGAGAATGGCAGCGCTGAGCACGGCGAGGCCGGTGAGCAGGACGCCGAAATTGCGGTCTAAGCGGGTCATGAGCACAGAGGCGGGGCGGCGCCAGGCCGCCCCGGTCCCATCACTTCAGCAGGCAGGCCTGCAGCTTTTCGCCAAGCTGCGGGTCCGTTTTCATCACTTCGCCCCAGCCCTCGGCCTGCGCGGTCTCGCTCCACAGCTTCCCGTTCTCGCCGTTCAGGGTAATGGTCTTGATCCCCGCCTCGGCCTGGGCTTTGGCCTCGGCCTCGTTGCGGGCGATGTTCCCGGCGTTCTGCTCTTCGATCCAGGCAGCGCCCTTTTCCAGCAGGGCGCGCTGCTCATCGCTCAGGCTGTTCCAGCTGTCGAGGTTCACCAGAAAGTTCACGTCCACCTGATAGAAACCGGGATCGACGCGATAGGCGGTCTGCTCGTGCCAGCCAAGGTCCAGCACGCCCTGGCTGGGCCAGCCATAGCCGTCGATCGCCCCGCGCTCCAGCGCGGTATAGACCTCGCCCGGTGCGGTGCGCACCAGCGTGGCCCCCAGTTTTTCGAACATGGCGCGGTAGACCGGCGTGGTGCGGATGGTCAGACCGGTCAGGTCCGGGCCCTCCAGCGGCTTGGTCAGATATAGATGATAATTCATGTGATCGCCCACGCGGGCGAGGTATTTCACGCCCATCTGCTCCTGGTGAACCTGGTCGATCAACTCGTAGCAGCCATTCGCCCGCTGATCTTGAATGGTGTTCTGCGCCAAGTGCAGGGCGTCGCCTGCGGGCAGCAGGTTCGGGTAGTAGGCGGTGGTATTGTTGGCGATGTCGACGATCCCCGCCTGCACCGCATTACCCAATTCAAAGGGCGGGACGGCTTCCGGCCCGCCGAGCAGGTCGATCTGCACCACGCCCTCTCCGTTTTCGTTGACCCAACCAACGAAGGCCTCGAAATCACGGGAAAAAGTTGTTCCGGTGGCAAAGGCGGTCACCGCCTTCAGCGTGACTTCTTCAGCTTGGGCAGAGACGGCGGTGAGCGTGGCAGCCCCGAAAAGGGCGGCGGCGGCAAGTGTGCGGAATGTCATGTTGGTCTCCCTGGGTGTGTGGCGGCGCGCAGACCGGGCGGTTTGCTGGCCCTTGTTTTTCCGGGCGCCCTTGAAAAAGCCTAGGTCCAGGCTGTCTCACCTTCAAGTGTGAAGTTTTAAGCTTCAAGTAAGTTTATATGCAAACGCATAAAAAAGTTTGGTGGCGCAGCTATATCAGGCGGCTGGCGGTCCGGCTGATTCGGTTTTTCGCGGCCGCTCGCCTTTTCTGATCGCCGCAATAGCCGCGCATCCGCACCCCGTGACCTGCCGGACGTCTTGGCCCGGCTACGCCGCGAAGCTCCGGATGGTTCTGAGCGCTCCGTCCAGGGCCTCTCCCTTTTCGTCCTGCAAGGCGGCCTCGCGCAGGCGGGACACCCATTGCGGTCCGTCTTCGCGTCCTGCCACCAGAGTGGCGCCGTGCATCACCTTGTCGAACTTCGAATGCCCGCGCGCGTGCGTGTCCGAATAGCCTTTGATCAGGCGGCGGCAGCGGATCACCTCGACCGCCATGCCGTAACTTTGCGGAAGATAGCCAAGCGCGGCGGCCAGCCATTGGTCCAGATGCGCCTGCTCTTGCGCGTGCCTCAGGCTGCGGCGGCGCCAGCCGCGCAACCCGCCCAATACATACAGCACCGCAAAGCCGCGCAGGCTGTCCGTGCGGATACGGCGTCCCTTGCTGAACAGCGTGTTGAGGCGGGCCATCCACTTCGGGCTGTTTTCCACCCGCGCGCCCAGGCGGGCGGGCAGCAGCCCGGCGATCTCCTCGGCGCGGGGATGCAGATAGTCGGTCAGGGTCATCAGCTTGCCCTGCGATCCCATCTGGCTCTCGATACGGCCAAAGCGGCTGCTGCGGGTCTTGAGGTCGGCAACCCGGATCACGTCGTCATAGGCCATTGCATTGGCGATATGCTTCGCCGCCTCGCGGCCAAGCTCATATCCACGGTCCATGCTGTCGCGGTCCAGCACCCGCTGCAGCCGGTCCAGGTATTCGGCCCCGTAAGCCGTATCCTGAAAATCCACCACCTTGCGCAGGCCCGGCACGGCCATCTCCTGCACCCCGGACGGAAACTGCGAAACCTGCGCCATCAGCCCGTTCCAGGCGGCCAAAGCCTTGCTGGGGCCTGCGGTCTCAGCCGGAGTTTCTGCCGCGGGTGCGGGCTCCGGCCGCTCGCCTTGCTCCGCCAGATCGAAACCGGCGGCAAAGGCCCGCAGGCTCGCCTCAACGCCCTTACCGCTTGCGCGGATTGCGTCCTCGAACGCGGCCCGGGGAAAGGGCAGGGCGCCTGAGCCTGCCAGGGCCCCGAACAGCGAGGCGGAAATCACCGACCCAGCCCGCACCGCGGCACTGTCCATATCGGCCATCACCAGCTTTCGGGCCGCGATTCCGGCGGCGGCGCGCACCTCCTCCGCGTTGGCGATGCCGTCGCCCGGCACCATCTTTTCGGACACCGCCAGCGCCCGATGGGTCGAGGCTATGAGCGTGGTGCGGTCCGGGGTCACGAAGCCGCGCATGATCGCCCGGCCGGCCTCCATCATTTCGGCGGCGATCATCACGTCCACGTCGCCTGGCGCCGGCGCCAGAGAGAACACAGGGTGCGGCACGCTGCCCGGTGCCATCTCGATGTAATAGATGGTTGCGCCGGTGCGCTGGGCAACGCCGGCGACGCTGGTAGCCTGGGCGCTGTACCCTTGGCTGCGGGCGAGAGATTCGATCCAGTTGGTCAGCACCCCGCCGCCCTGGCCGCCAACGGCAAGAACGGCCAGCTTGATCACGCCTTGCACGCCCGGGCCGTCCGGGCGGGCCGCAAGCGGCATTTCGATGGTCATGATGCAATCCTCCCGGAGGCGGTGCCGTTGAAGGTGAGGCGCCGCACCGCGCGGCGGGTCTGCAGCCAGGAGATCACGCGGCTGCGCAATCCAGCCGCCCAGCGTTCAAAGCCGCTGGGGTTATGTACCACGCGCGCCTCATAAAAGGAGGGGCAGAGAATGGCGGCGTCCGCCACCTCGCCGCAGTTGCCGCAGCCGACGCAGGACTGGTCGATATGCGCCACCGGATCGTCGCGCAGCGGGTCGTCCAGCGTCTTCAGCGACAGCGACGGGCAGCCGGACAGGCGGATGCAGGCGTGATCGCCAGTACAGATGTCCTCATCAACGCCAAAGCGGGGGATATCCACCCGCGCGCCGTCCTTGATCGCCTTATTGCGCTGCGGCTTTTCGCGGCGCTGCCGGTTCAGCATGCATTCGGAGGAAGCGACGATCACTTTCGGCCCGTCGTAATCGGTGGTCAGCGCCTCGCGGATGGTCTCGCGCATTCTGGTGACGTCATAGGTCCGGTCGATCTGCCGGATCCATTTGACGCCCGCGCCCTCCAGCGCCTTGGTGATCGGGTTGTTGGTGGATTTGCTGGCGTTCTTCGCCCGGCTCGACGGAATATCCTGGCCGCCGGTGGCTGCGGAATAGTAGTTGTCGACGATGATCGCCACGCTGTCCGACTTGTTGAACACCATGTTGCCGATCGAGGTGCTAAGGCCGTTGTGCCAGAACCCGCCGTCCCCGATGATCGAGATCGCGCGCTTTTCGCCGCCGCCGTCAAAGGCCGCGTTGGAGGCCGGTCCCAGCCCGTAACCCATGGTCTGACCGCCGATTTCAAACGGCGGCAGTGCCGCAAACAGGTGGCAGCCGATGTCCGCCGAGATCTGATGCTTGCCCAGTTCCTGCTCAACCAGCTTCATCGAGGCAAAGATCGGCCGCTCCGGGCAGCCGGTGCAGAAGCCCGGCGGGCGGATCGGCACGGTCTGGCTCAGATCCGGGATCTCCGGCTGCGGCGTGTTGGGCGCGCGCACCTGGCCGGGAAGGAGGTGGGCAGCATATTTGCGGAAGAAATCATCCAGCCCGTCCATCATCACCTGGCCGGTGTATTCGCCGGCCTTGGGGAAGATGCCCTTGCCCTCAAGCCTGGTCTGGCTGCCCGCCTTGAACAGCATGTTGCCCAGCTGTTGTTCGACGAACTCCGGCTGGCCCTCCTCCACCATCAGCACAGCGTCCTTGCCCGCGCAGAAGTCAAGGAGGTCGCTTTGCACCAGCGGGTAGGCCACATTCATCACATAAAGCGGCACATCGGTGTTGCCGCTGACATCCGCCAGCCCCAGCCGCTGCAGGGCGCGGATCACGGTGTTGTACATACCGCCCAGGCAGATCAGGCCAACCTTACCGTCCTGCGGGCCAAAGCGCTCGTTCAGCCCATGCTCCAGGATGAACTTCTCCGCCGCGGGCCAGCGGTTTTCGATCTTGTCGTGCTCATGCTGATAGGACATCGGCGGCAGCACCACGCGTTTGAAATCGCGCTGCGGATTGGAC containing:
- a CDS encoding TRAP transporter small permease, which produces MTRLDRNFGVLLTGLAVLSAAILAAITLVIPLNVLLRNLGLPVIYGALDAIEYGLMAAAFLGAPWVLRLNAHVQVDLITHGLPPRARRRVVLAACLLGAATCAVLGWAGLQALMQSYARGSMVRTAFTFPEWWTLTVLPLSMALCTLEFLRKIFRPEAGDTPLSGL
- the dctP gene encoding TRAP transporter substrate-binding protein DctP, with product MTFRTLAAAALFGAATLTAVSAQAEEVTLKAVTAFATGTTFSRDFEAFVGWVNENGEGVVQIDLLGGPEAVPPFELGNAVQAGIVDIANNTTAYYPNLLPAGDALHLAQNTIQDQRANGCYELIDQVHQEQMGVKYLARVGDHMNYHLYLTKPLEGPDLTGLTIRTTPVYRAMFEKLGATLVRTAPGEVYTALERGAIDGYGWPSQGVLDLGWHEQTAYRVDPGFYQVDVNFLVNLDSWNSLSDEQRALLEKGAAWIEEQNAGNIARNEAEAKAQAEAGIKTITLNGENGKLWSETAQAEGWGEVMKTDPQLGEKLQACLLK
- a CDS encoding indolepyruvate ferredoxin oxidoreductase subunit alpha, encoding MAERSFKAEVEHLRQGAGSSFTGEGILAITKALLENGVGYVGGYQGAPISHLMDVLADAEELLGELGVRYEANASEAAAAAMLAASVHYPIRGAVTFKGSVGVNVASDALANLASSGVTGGALVIVGEDYGEGSSIMQERSYAFAMKSQFWLLDPRPNLPSIVKSVGDSFALSEASNTPVMLMVRIRSCHVTGTFECRDNQRPPLTVREALSNPQRDFKRVVLPPMSYQHEHDKIENRWPAAEKFILEHGLNERFGPQDGKVGLICLGGMYNTVIRALQRLGLADVSGNTDVPLYVMNVAYPLVQSDLLDFCAGKDAVLMVEEGQPEFVEQQLGNMLFKAGSQTRLEGKGIFPKAGEYTGQVMMDGLDDFFRKYAAHLLPGQVRAPNTPQPEIPDLSQTVPIRPPGFCTGCPERPIFASMKLVEQELGKHQISADIGCHLFAALPPFEIGGQTMGYGLGPASNAAFDGGGEKRAISIIGDGGFWHNGLSTSIGNMVFNKSDSVAIIVDNYYSAATGGQDIPSSRAKNASKSTNNPITKALEGAGVKWIRQIDRTYDVTRMRETIREALTTDYDGPKVIVASSECMLNRQRREKPQRNKAIKDGARVDIPRFGVDEDICTGDHACIRLSGCPSLSLKTLDDPLRDDPVAHIDQSCVGCGNCGEVADAAILCPSFYEARVVHNPSGFERWAAGLRSRVISWLQTRRAVRRLTFNGTASGRIAS
- a CDS encoding indolepyruvate oxidoreductase subunit beta family protein; this translates as MTIEMPLAARPDGPGVQGVIKLAVLAVGGQGGGVLTNWIESLARSQGYSAQATSVAGVAQRTGATIYYIEMAPGSVPHPVFSLAPAPGDVDVMIAAEMMEAGRAIMRGFVTPDRTTLIASTHRALAVSEKMVPGDGIANAEEVRAAAGIAARKLVMADMDSAAVRAGSVISASLFGALAGSGALPFPRAAFEDAIRASGKGVEASLRAFAAGFDLAEQGERPEPAPAAETPAETAGPSKALAAWNGLMAQVSQFPSGVQEMAVPGLRKVVDFQDTAYGAEYLDRLQRVLDRDSMDRGYELGREAAKHIANAMAYDDVIRVADLKTRSSRFGRIESQMGSQGKLMTLTDYLHPRAEEIAGLLPARLGARVENSPKWMARLNTLFSKGRRIRTDSLRGFAVLYVLGGLRGWRRRSLRHAQEQAHLDQWLAAALGYLPQSYGMAVEVIRCRRLIKGYSDTHARGHSKFDKVMHGATLVAGREDGPQWVSRLREAALQDEKGEALDGALRTIRSFAA
- a CDS encoding TRAP transporter large permease, translated to MDWILTLSLMLGGLAALLLTGLPVAFAFITVTMIGAYEVLGGDRGLLQLARNATQSIANFQMAPIPLFILMGEILFQTGIAHRAIDAIERVVTRVPGRLSVVTVFGGTIFAALSGSTIANTAMLGSTLMPGMLQRGYHPTMAMGPIMASGAIAMLIPPSALAVLVGSLAGISIAGLLVAGVMPALLLAAAFVVYIVTRSLLDPTVAPPDDLPQMSLGERWRPFLIYVAPLSVLFAVVIGSLLLGFATPTESAALGCLAALATGAAYRSLSFEKVGRALMETVKLSVMILFIMAASQTFAQVLSFSGATNGLIKAINAVDPTPTMVLVGMIVILLLLGCFVDQVSMLMVTVPVFVPLAAQMGINELVLGVVYLLTMEIGLLTPPFGLLLFVMRGVAPEGIGMKHIYAAVTPFLVIKLAVLALVVWQPAVGTWLPGLMAK